The following proteins are co-located in the Dietzia timorensis genome:
- a CDS encoding DUF3039 domain-containing protein, whose product MLRCGTIERVSTSTTTKTIERPEVSETDRTDDDTPKFFHYVNKDKIAESAVLGTFVLALCGEVFPVTRQAKPGSPVCPECKEIYESFGGGGA is encoded by the coding sequence ATGCTCCGATGCGGCACAATTGAACGCGTGAGCACGAGCACTACGACGAAGACGATTGAAAGGCCGGAGGTCTCCGAGACCGACCGGACCGATGACGATACCCCGAAGTTCTTTCACTACGTGAACAAGGACAAGATCGCCGAGAGTGCGGTCCTGGGGACCTTTGTCTTGGCTCTGTGCGGGGAAGTCTTCCCGGTTACGCGGCAGGCGAAGCCCGGCTCGCCCGTATGTCCCGAGTGCAAGGAAATCTACGAGTCCTTCGGCGGTGGCGGCGCCTAG
- a CDS encoding LysR family transcriptional regulator produces MELQQLRYVIAVAEEANFTRAAKRCFVVQSALSHQIKALESELGTDLFARTSRRVDLTPAGAAFLPHARRALESAELAAQEAVAAHGIVNGALKIGMIPTVSAVNVPVLLRHFHESFPQVNTSLSVRASDDIVESVADGALDVGVVGMPRGRAPKGVESAHLTTERLAAIVHAGHRLAHRESVDLAELTEEVFADFATGGAGREQSDVVFVSAGIERNVRFEADTPESLLGLVREGLAVCLLSPEAISDSTGVRAIAVNGGPERTQYLVWSRFNPSPAARAFVDFVEEPQT; encoded by the coding sequence ATGGAGCTGCAACAACTCAGGTATGTGATCGCCGTGGCCGAAGAGGCGAACTTTACCCGAGCTGCCAAGCGTTGTTTCGTGGTGCAGTCCGCGTTGAGCCACCAGATCAAGGCGCTGGAGTCCGAGTTGGGCACGGACCTGTTCGCACGAACGAGCAGGCGTGTGGATCTCACTCCCGCCGGTGCCGCGTTCCTGCCGCACGCGCGGCGCGCGTTAGAGAGCGCGGAACTCGCTGCGCAGGAGGCCGTTGCGGCTCACGGGATCGTTAACGGTGCACTGAAAATCGGAATGATTCCCACGGTGAGCGCGGTAAATGTGCCCGTTCTACTTCGCCATTTTCACGAATCATTCCCGCAGGTGAATACCTCGCTGTCCGTCCGGGCGAGCGACGACATCGTCGAGTCCGTGGCCGATGGAGCGCTCGATGTCGGCGTTGTCGGCATGCCCCGAGGTCGCGCCCCCAAGGGCGTCGAATCGGCACATCTCACGACCGAACGGTTAGCGGCGATTGTTCACGCCGGCCACCGTCTTGCTCATCGAGAGTCGGTCGATCTCGCGGAGTTGACGGAAGAGGTGTTCGCCGACTTCGCCACGGGCGGGGCAGGTCGAGAGCAAAGCGATGTCGTCTTCGTATCCGCCGGCATCGAGCGCAATGTGCGATTCGAGGCGGACACTCCGGAATCCCTTCTCGGGCTCGTACGGGAAGGGTTGGCGGTGTGCCTGTTGTCGCCCGAAGCAATTTCCGATTCGACAGGAGTTCGGGCGATCGCAGTGAACGGCGGGCCCGAACGTACTCAGTACCTCGTGTGGAGCCGGTTCAATCCGAGTCCAGCCGCCCGTGCGTTCGTCGACTTCGTCGAGGAGCCGCAGACTTGA
- a CDS encoding DEAD/DEAH box helicase, which translates to MRKYLMARPKDFLAVATPGAGKTTFALRLAAELLSDRTVDTVTVVAPTEHLKFQWAASAARSGIVLDPEYSNASGALPPEYHGVVVTYAQVAAMPYKHRVRTEAKRTLVILDEIHHGGDAKSWGDGIREAFSDAERRLALTGTPFRSDDSPIPFVEYEPDGEGHMRSVADHAYGYSDALADGVVRPVVFLAYSGEARWRTNAGEEFSARLGEPLNAEQTARAWRVALDPHGDWMPSVLQAAHTRLQQVRAGGVSDAGGLVIATDQERARDYAALLEEITGDKPVVVLSDDPGASSRIEQFSKSTDRWMVAVRMVSEGVDVPRLCVGVYATSASTPLYFAQAIGRFVRARRPGETASVFLPSVPVLLDLASQMELQRDHVLGKPHRESEGWDDEALAAANATQDHPDEDEEEKGYVSLGADAELDQVVYEGSSYGMATFSGSEDEADYLGLPGLLGADDVKALLRKREKEQIAAESTRGEAAASAAAGNTAVIASSGTNAADMIPPQPVSPASGGANTAAERKELRKELNTLVSVYSKRLNMSHGSIHNKLRASCGGPPVPMASVEEIRSRISELRRW; encoded by the coding sequence ATGCGCAAGTACCTCATGGCACGTCCGAAGGACTTTCTCGCCGTGGCTACGCCGGGTGCCGGCAAGACGACATTCGCGCTGCGCCTCGCCGCCGAGCTGCTTTCCGACCGGACCGTCGACACGGTGACCGTCGTCGCGCCGACCGAACACCTCAAGTTCCAGTGGGCCGCTTCTGCGGCGCGTTCTGGGATCGTGCTGGACCCGGAATACTCCAACGCCTCCGGCGCTCTTCCTCCCGAATACCATGGCGTTGTCGTCACTTACGCGCAGGTCGCAGCGATGCCCTACAAGCACCGCGTGCGCACCGAAGCCAAGCGCACGCTTGTCATTCTCGACGAGATCCACCACGGCGGCGATGCGAAGAGCTGGGGCGACGGGATCCGCGAAGCATTCTCCGACGCCGAACGCCGCCTGGCGTTGACCGGAACGCCCTTTCGGTCGGACGATTCGCCCATCCCATTCGTGGAGTACGAGCCTGACGGCGAGGGCCACATGCGCTCGGTCGCCGACCACGCCTACGGATATTCCGATGCGCTCGCCGATGGCGTCGTTCGCCCGGTCGTCTTCCTCGCATATTCGGGCGAGGCACGCTGGCGCACCAACGCCGGCGAGGAGTTCTCCGCGCGCCTGGGCGAACCGCTCAACGCCGAGCAGACTGCACGGGCCTGGCGCGTCGCGCTCGACCCGCACGGCGATTGGATGCCCTCGGTGCTGCAGGCGGCGCACACGCGCCTGCAGCAGGTACGCGCAGGAGGAGTGTCCGACGCGGGTGGCCTGGTCATCGCCACCGACCAGGAGCGGGCGAGAGACTACGCCGCGCTACTCGAGGAGATCACAGGGGACAAGCCCGTCGTAGTGCTCTCCGACGATCCGGGAGCCTCGTCCCGAATCGAGCAGTTCTCCAAATCCACGGATCGTTGGATGGTAGCCGTGCGTATGGTGTCCGAGGGCGTCGACGTGCCCCGCCTGTGTGTCGGCGTCTACGCGACAAGCGCGTCCACACCGCTCTACTTCGCCCAGGCGATCGGCCGTTTCGTTCGCGCACGCCGCCCCGGCGAGACCGCCTCGGTATTCCTGCCCTCGGTACCGGTGCTCCTCGATCTCGCCTCGCAGATGGAGCTTCAGCGAGACCACGTGCTCGGCAAGCCGCACCGCGAATCCGAAGGCTGGGACGACGAGGCTCTCGCCGCCGCGAATGCCACGCAGGACCACCCGGACGAGGACGAAGAAGAAAAGGGCTACGTGTCCCTCGGCGCCGATGCCGAGCTCGATCAGGTCGTGTACGAGGGGTCCTCGTACGGCATGGCCACATTCTCCGGAAGTGAGGACGAGGCCGATTACCTTGGTCTCCCGGGTCTCCTCGGCGCGGACGACGTCAAGGCCCTGCTGCGCAAACGCGAGAAGGAACAGATCGCCGCGGAATCCACTAGAGGTGAGGCGGCGGCCAGTGCCGCAGCAGGCAACACCGCCGTCATCGCATCGTCCGGTACGAACGCCGCGGACATGATTCCGCCGCAGCCGGTCTCGCCGGCCTCGGGCGGTGCGAACACCGCCGCCGAGCGTAAGGAGTTGCGCAAGGAGCTCAACACGCTTGTGTCGGTCTATTCGAAGCGCCTCAACATGTCGCACGGATCGATCCATAACAAGCTCCGCGCGAGCTGCGGCGGGCCGCCGGTGCCGATGGCCTCGGTAGAAGAGATCCGGTCTCGGATTTCCGAGCTACGCCGCTGGTAG